The sequence CTATCAAACTTTTGTGGTAATTCTCCCCGCCGCACCTGAACTTTATCGTTAGACACTTGAGTTTTAAGATATTTCGGCTGTGCGATGTTATAAGGTTTGCTGATTAAAGGCAAATATAATTTAAAAGGAGTATGTATAAATGAAGATAAAAGAAAAAGCCATGAAGGAATTGAAGGCAATGACACCGTTAGAAATTATCACGATTTATGAGATAATGCTTTCGTTAAAAATCAAAACAAAGAAGAAACTTCCAAATCATTCAAAAGCCTATATCAAAGTGAGAGAGGCATTAAGTAAATGCGACGGGTCGTTAAGCAATGACATACTTATGGAAAGAGAGGATAAAATTTGAAACTGTTCATTGATAGTTCCGCACTTGTTAAATTCTTTCATAAAGAAGAAGGCTCTCAGAGAGTTACGGAATTAATAGTTTCGGAAGACAATGAGATATGGATTTCCGAAATTGCCGGAGTTGAATTTCTCTCTGCGGTAACAAGAAGATTTAGGAATAAAGAAATAGATGAGGAGAATTTGAATAATGCCATTTCGGGTTTTGAAGAACAGTTAAGCACTTTCAATGTAGAGCCTGTAGGACATGCGATAATTAAAGAAACTGAATCTTTAATCAAACAACATGGAAAGTCACAAGGACTTAGAACACTTGACGCACTACACCTCGGAACATTTAATCTGATTGCTGAAAAAGACTGGGTATTTGTAGCAGCAGACGAAACTCTCTGTAAAGCAGTTCACCAAATGGGATACAGTTTTATAAATCCTCTTGAAGATCAGAGACAATAACAAGTTGAATACCAAGAGGAGGATAGATTAGGTTCAAACCTCGAAGATAGAATTTACAAAAAACCGAAGATTAAGAAAAGAAGAAAAAGACGGCGGAGCAAGTCTTTTACCTAACAAATCGTTGCAGCGGACGGCGGGGGACTGTGCCGTGGTCAGAGTTTTGTGGTCTCTCAAAGTTTTATCTTGCTATCAAACTTTTGTGGTAATCCTCCCCGCCGCACCTGAACTTTATCGTTAGCATCAAACATTTTCAGAAGAGGTGAATTATACCATGCGAAGAAAAGATTATATTCAACTTCAGAGAAAATACGGTGGTAATTTTATTGCCACTATGAATGACCAGATAGTTGCTGTAGCAAAAACTCAGAAAGAGTTAACCTATAAAATAACCGAAAAAAAATTAAAGAGAAAAGATGTCATCTATGAATATATCGAACCGAAAGGAGCTATCTGTGTCTATTGAATTCCCGCTTAGAGAAAAAAGAACACATTTAGGAGTTATCCCTGACCCTAAAATAGATATCCTGATATTGGAAAAATCTGGCTATGCTCCTTACAGATTTC is a genomic window of bacterium containing:
- a CDS encoding type II toxin-antitoxin system VapC family toxin produces the protein MKLFIDSSALVKFFHKEEGSQRVTELIVSEDNEIWISEIAGVEFLSAVTRRFRNKEIDEENLNNAISGFEEQLSTFNVEPVGHAIIKETESLIKQHGKSQGLRTLDALHLGTFNLIAEKDWVFVAADETLCKAVHQMGYSFINPLEDQRQ
- a CDS encoding DUF5678 domain-containing protein → MRRKDYIQLQRKYGGNFIATMNDQIVAVAKTQKELTYKITEKKLKRKDVIYEYIEPKGAICVY